A genomic window from Cutibacterium acnes includes:
- a CDS encoding cellulase family glycosylhydrolase, with the protein MRRKSALGFVALSLFATGMGVATAVPATASPEDTAAPVRVDASRWTTQGRWVTDAQHRVVITQGINEVAKSAPYAPDAVGFGEDDAAFLEAQGFTSVRLGVLWAGVEPRPGVYDDAYLARVERTVRILNAHGIASVLDFHQDMVNEKYQGEGWPAWAALDHGMPNIVKTGFPGNYFLNEAVKYSFDSFYDNAKASDGIGVADHYASAWRHVAEHFRNVPGVQGYDLFNEPFPGHRYTRCLTQLGCRAADARLSAVQQKTVDAIRSVDKATTVWYEPMQFFNIGVGTNVRLTGSNLGLSFHDYCTSQATLHSYVGCTAPDNRVFTNAEKHSRQTGSGLMLTEFGAITTPAVITSQMDLAARNRVGVQWWAYTAGDPTTAGPGTEQALVDDPARPPQGTNVESAKLALIAVPHPDRVAGTPSAYHHDRSRRVFTMTWTAQRPDGSSAEESDETTVVVPAISAPHGYDVQASGAHVTSHPGDRVARLHLNQGSTTAKVTITLR; encoded by the coding sequence ATGCGTCGAAAGTCTGCCCTCGGATTTGTAGCTTTGTCCCTGTTCGCCACAGGGATGGGCGTTGCCACAGCAGTGCCGGCAACTGCCTCGCCGGAGGATACGGCAGCGCCAGTTCGCGTCGACGCTTCACGGTGGACCACCCAGGGGCGTTGGGTGACCGACGCCCAGCACCGCGTGGTCATCACGCAGGGGATCAACGAGGTCGCCAAGAGCGCCCCCTACGCCCCCGATGCCGTCGGTTTCGGTGAAGACGACGCAGCCTTCCTCGAGGCGCAGGGGTTCACCAGCGTCCGGCTGGGGGTGCTGTGGGCCGGCGTCGAGCCTCGGCCGGGCGTCTACGACGACGCTTACCTGGCCCGGGTCGAACGCACCGTGCGGATCCTCAACGCCCACGGCATCGCCAGTGTCCTCGACTTCCATCAGGACATGGTCAACGAGAAGTATCAGGGGGAGGGGTGGCCTGCCTGGGCCGCGCTCGACCACGGCATGCCCAACATCGTCAAGACGGGCTTCCCCGGCAACTATTTCCTCAACGAGGCCGTCAAATACTCCTTCGACTCCTTCTACGACAACGCCAAGGCCTCCGACGGCATCGGTGTTGCCGACCACTACGCCAGCGCCTGGCGACATGTGGCCGAGCATTTCCGAAACGTGCCCGGCGTGCAGGGCTACGACCTGTTCAACGAGCCGTTCCCGGGCCACCGCTACACGCGGTGCCTCACGCAGCTCGGTTGCCGCGCTGCTGACGCGCGACTGTCGGCCGTCCAGCAGAAGACTGTCGACGCGATCCGCTCGGTCGACAAGGCCACCACTGTCTGGTACGAGCCGATGCAGTTCTTCAACATAGGTGTCGGGACCAACGTCCGGCTCACGGGATCCAACCTGGGGTTGAGCTTCCACGACTACTGCACCAGCCAGGCCACCCTCCACTCCTATGTCGGATGCACTGCGCCCGACAACCGGGTCTTCACTAACGCAGAGAAGCATTCACGTCAGACCGGGTCGGGGCTGATGCTCACCGAGTTCGGCGCCATCACGACCCCCGCGGTGATCACGTCCCAGATGGACCTGGCAGCTCGCAACCGGGTCGGCGTCCAGTGGTGGGCCTACACTGCCGGTGATCCCACCACAGCCGGCCCGGGCACCGAGCAAGCCCTCGTCGACGACCCAGCTCGGCCACCCCAGGGGACCAACGTCGAAAGCGCCAAGCTGGCGCTGATCGCCGTTCCCCACCCGGACCGTGTCGCGGGCACCCCATCCGCGTACCACCACGACCGGTCCCGACGCGTGTTCACCATGACCTGGACCGCCCAGCGGCCCGACGGGTCGAGCGCGGAGGAGTCGGACGAGACGACTGTGGTGGTCCCTGCCATCTCAGCGCCCCACGGGTACGACGTGCAGGCGTCCGGCGCCCACGTCACCTCCCACCCAGGCGACCGGGTGGCGCGGTTGCACCTCAACCAAGGCAGTACCACGGCGAAGGTCACGATCACCCTGCGCTAA
- a CDS encoding CAMP factor family pore-forming toxin (The term CAMP (Christie, Atkins, Munch-Petersen) factor is used for toxins encoded in group A and B Streptococcus, but expressed well enough to give a positive CAMP test only in GBS. Related toxins are found in Propionibacterium acnes and other bacterial species.): protein MKRSALIIPILTGAVLAPVAPAVAVAAPAPVSQSAARQHAQVDAEQALAQVNARIAELHKMPQAQVPASEAPKVNYGEEIRKLLDTAFELRTAIESIIAGKVPPVDLSTIPARVDLLTTSVKTIQQANHNLVNKVEAAHVELGFSITRALIRTINPTSTAAQLAESKADVLSTYAKVAAYRDLKPTDAATVYVKNGLNTKIWQTRINRDKYLLGKNAEGYKAINKALTHATGVWFNPATTVKQVDDEVKALDLAFQATLDRGPADGKLRTN from the coding sequence ATGAAGCGTTCGGCTCTTATCATCCCGATTTTGACCGGGGCAGTGCTTGCACCGGTGGCGCCCGCGGTCGCCGTGGCGGCGCCAGCTCCGGTGAGCCAGTCTGCTGCGCGCCAGCATGCCCAGGTCGACGCCGAGCAGGCACTCGCGCAGGTCAATGCCCGCATCGCCGAGCTGCATAAGATGCCCCAGGCGCAGGTTCCCGCAAGCGAGGCTCCGAAGGTCAACTACGGCGAGGAGATCCGCAAGCTCCTCGACACGGCCTTCGAACTGCGCACCGCGATCGAGTCGATCATTGCCGGCAAGGTGCCGCCGGTGGATCTGTCCACCATCCCGGCTCGTGTCGACCTGCTGACCACCAGCGTGAAGACCATCCAGCAGGCCAACCATAACCTGGTCAACAAGGTGGAGGCTGCTCACGTCGAGCTGGGCTTCTCAATCACACGCGCCCTGATCCGCACGATCAACCCAACCAGCACCGCAGCGCAGTTGGCCGAGAGCAAGGCCGACGTGCTGTCCACGTACGCGAAGGTCGCGGCCTACCGCGACCTCAAGCCCACCGACGCGGCGACCGTGTACGTCAAGAACGGCCTCAACACGAAGATCTGGCAGACACGGATCAACCGTGACAAGTACCTCCTCGGCAAGAACGCAGAGGGGTACAAAGCGATCAACAAGGCACTCACCCACGCAACCGGTGTGTGGTTCAATCCCGCCACCACCGTCAAGCAGGTCGACGACGAGGTGAAGGCTCTGGACCTCGCTTTCCAGGCCACTCTGGACCGGGGGCCGGCTGATGGGAAGCTGCGTACCAACTGA
- a CDS encoding low molecular weight protein-tyrosine-phosphatase, with product MSNQNTSSVIFVCWGNICRSPMAEFVARKVFANEGLDARITSAGVSDEEHGGPMDSRARSVLKSHGYPCSGHNAHQIDGSEIMSADLVIAAEPRHIQMMKRMAPDADNLRLIRDYDPNCTPGTSLPDPWYGSADGFEDTLDAIEAAMPGIVDEVRSLA from the coding sequence GTGAGCAACCAGAACACATCCTCCGTCATCTTCGTGTGCTGGGGAAACATCTGTCGTTCCCCGATGGCTGAATTCGTCGCCAGGAAGGTCTTCGCCAACGAAGGCCTGGACGCTCGCATCACCAGCGCCGGTGTCAGCGATGAGGAACACGGCGGCCCGATGGATTCGCGAGCCAGGTCCGTCCTGAAGTCCCACGGATACCCCTGCTCGGGCCACAATGCTCACCAGATCGACGGGTCCGAGATCATGTCCGCCGACCTCGTCATAGCCGCCGAGCCACGCCACATCCAGATGATGAAGCGAATGGCCCCCGACGCCGACAACCTCCGTCTCATCCGCGACTACGACCCCAACTGCACCCCTGGCACCTCCCTGCCGGACCCCTGGTATGGCTCGGCCGACGGGTTCGAGGACACCCTCGACGCCATCGAGGCCGCAATGCCCGGAATCGTTGACGAGGTCCGCTCACTGGCCTGA
- a CDS encoding cyanophycinase, whose protein sequence is MSLFLVGGGYDDSLVEVYDEFVSQARHHNADAPIAVVVAGPPSESADHAAELTRIVTSRWVDANILTIHLDGPGTAPTVGDPATPLWAEDESFQLPDNLDALAGIIVDGGAVPSYINGLAPAAEQLSMLVRGGAPWLGFSAGAMAPCVTALAGGWKLQGRQVGQQTGAEGFDEVTFVEGLGLVSLTISTHNDTLSGDGLIISNVESGLLSSAVAVDEATCLRIDASTGHTEVMGRGLVRWFTREVNGVLVRSQRSVTPETAPAPHKPRFDGLAKVAAATRAAHDKEERAKAARQRAEERRRARKSKSADDETKTSEGSATPEDAPASAANPQAAADPTPTAGPEPDPLSDADPTAQPPTEDVKP, encoded by the coding sequence ATGAGCTTGTTCTTGGTCGGCGGAGGATACGACGACTCACTGGTGGAGGTCTATGACGAGTTCGTCTCCCAGGCCCGCCATCACAATGCTGATGCTCCGATTGCGGTGGTCGTGGCCGGTCCGCCCTCCGAGTCCGCCGACCACGCCGCCGAACTGACGCGGATCGTCACCTCCCGGTGGGTTGACGCGAACATCCTCACCATCCACCTCGACGGCCCGGGTACCGCCCCGACGGTGGGCGACCCGGCCACCCCGCTGTGGGCCGAGGACGAGTCCTTCCAGCTCCCCGACAATCTCGACGCCCTTGCCGGCATCATCGTCGACGGCGGTGCCGTCCCCAGTTACATCAACGGTCTTGCACCGGCCGCCGAGCAGCTCTCGATGCTGGTGCGCGGCGGTGCTCCCTGGCTCGGCTTCTCGGCCGGTGCGATGGCCCCGTGCGTCACCGCTCTGGCAGGGGGCTGGAAATTGCAGGGACGCCAGGTCGGCCAGCAGACAGGTGCTGAGGGCTTCGACGAGGTCACCTTCGTCGAGGGCCTTGGCCTGGTCAGCCTGACCATCTCCACCCACAACGACACCCTTTCCGGCGACGGCCTCATCATCTCGAACGTCGAGTCCGGCCTGCTTTCCAGTGCCGTTGCCGTCGACGAGGCCACCTGCCTGCGCATCGACGCCTCGACCGGCCACACCGAGGTGATGGGACGTGGCCTGGTTCGCTGGTTCACCCGCGAGGTCAACGGAGTTCTCGTCCGCTCCCAGCGCTCCGTCACCCCGGAAACGGCTCCAGCCCCGCACAAGCCCCGCTTCGACGGTCTGGCAAAGGTGGCGGCGGCGACCCGTGCCGCCCACGACAAGGAGGAGCGCGCGAAGGCAGCCCGGCAGCGTGCCGAGGAGAGACGTCGCGCGCGGAAGTCCAAGTCTGCTGATGACGAGACCAAGACCTCCGAGGGCTCCGCCACCCCCGAGGACGCACCTGCCTCCGCAGCCAACCCCCAGGCTGCCGCGGATCCGACCCCGACGGCAGGCCCCGAACCCGATCCCCTCTCGGATGCCGATCCCACCGCACAGCCCCCGACGGAGGACGTCAAGCCATGA